In the Wyeomyia smithii strain HCP4-BCI-WySm-NY-G18 chromosome 2, ASM2978416v1, whole genome shotgun sequence genome, one interval contains:
- the LOC129724515 gene encoding potential E3 ubiquitin-protein ligase ariadne-2, protein MADQESDMEYSSDNDYEFEDYYNSGLEDCDIEQIDPKRSDPEYFVYDCLDVEEVEKLLNERVEKLSNSLQITPSLAKVLLHETRWNTAEVVEKYRNNASNLLVSARIKAAPALVASTSSAPLLAPSLSGIIPIAGILPAAVPGTSTKSHTLTALSPTAYRTHLCPVCVTVQTLDKFHNLSCQHSFCRDCWAMHFEIQISQGISTQIGCMEQRCDVRVPEDLVLNLLNRPMLRDKYQQFAFADYVKSHPELRFCPGPNCQIIIRSSDISPKKATCRVCKTSFCFRCGTDYHAPTDCQIIRKWLTKCADDSETANYISAHTKDCPKCHICIEKNGGCNHMQCFNCKHDFCWMCLGDWKAHGSEYYECSRYKENPNIAHESVHAQAREALKKYLHYYERWENHSKSLQLEQQTLDRMKTRINEKVMKGLGTWIDWQYLFDAAALLAKCRYTLQYTYPYAYFMEAGSRKDLFEYQQAQLEAEIENLSWKVERAETTDRGDLENQMDVAEKRRTTLLKDFFPTEA, encoded by the exons GCCTAGAAGATTGTGATATCGAGCAGATCGACCCGAAACGCTCCGATCCGGAATATTTCGTTTACGATTGCCTGGATGTGGAAGAGGTAGAAAAACTACTCAACGAACGGGTTGAGAAGTTGAGCAATTCACTCCAGATAACGCCTTCGTTGGCCAAGGTGCTACTACACGAAACCAGATGGAATACTGCCGAGGTGGTGGAAAAGTATAGAAACAACGCATCCAATCTGCTGGTTAGTGCCCGTATTAAGGCAGCACCGGCACTCGTGGCATCAACTTCATCTGCTCCGCTCCTAGCTCCCAGTTTAAGCGGGATAATTCCAATTGCCGGAATCTTGCCAGCAGCAGTTCCTGGCACTAGTACGAAATCACACACACTGACTGCACTGTCGCCAACAGCGTACCGCACACATCTCTGCCCAGTTTGTGTTACCGTTCAGACACTGGATAAATTCCATAATCTCTCCTGTCAGCACTCGTTTTGCAGAGACTGTTGGGCGATGCACTTCGAAATTCAAATTAGTCAGGGTATTTCTACTCAGATTGGTTGTATGGAGCAACGATGTGACGTTCGGGTGCCCGAGGACTTGGTGCTAAATCTGCTCAATCGGCCTATGTTGCGGGATAAATACCAGCAGTTTGCCTTTGCTGATTACGTAAAATCTCATCCAGAGTTACGGTTTTGTCCGGGACCAAATTGTCAG ataattaTCCGCAGCTCGGACATCAGTCCTAAGAAGGCCACCTGTCGAGTGTGTAAGACGAGTTTTTGCTTCCGCTGCGGTACCGACTATCACGCCCCTACGGATTGCCAAATCATCCGCAAATGGCTAACCAAATGTGCCGACGATAGCGAAACAGCCAACTATATCAGCGCCCACACGAAGGACTGCCCAAAGTGTCACATCTGTATAGAAAAAAATGGTGGCTGCAATCACATGCAGTGCTTCAACTGTAAACACGACTTTTGTTGGATGTGCCTAGGCGACTGGAAGGCGCACGGCTCGGAATATTATGAGTGCTCACGGTATAAAGAAAACCCGAACATTGCCCACGAATCCGTTCACGCACAG GCACGCGAAGCCCTTAAGAAGTACCTCCACTATTATGAACGTTGGGAAAATCACTCGAAGTCACTGCAACTGGAACAGCAAACCTTAGATCGCATGAAGACGCGTATTAACGAGAAAGTAATGAAGGGTCTTGGTACCTGGATTGATTGGCAATATTTGTTCGATGCTGCGGCTCTATTAGCAAAATGTCGATACACTCTTCAGTATACCTATCCATATGCTTACTTCATGGAAGCTGGGTCCAGAAAGGATTTATTCGAATATCAACAG GCTCAACTAGAAGCGGAAATAGAAAACCTGTCGTGGAAGGTTGAACGTGCGGAAACCACCGATCGTGGTGATCTAGAAAACCAGATGGATGTGGCCGAGAAACGAAGAACTACGCTCCtcaaagatttttttccaaCAGAGGCGTGA